One window from the genome of Halobellus ruber encodes:
- a CDS encoding ATP-binding protein, producing MSDRALEVVEFLLTANLYTEDRGLDENDLPPRYRRVFWTEPSEEEESGDDDPDVVDIERPLVVTDSVARKATGVEHPWETVSDLLFTQREEFSGRLSVTQPEMALEWYLDRADRERLATNPTIAAHAEDRDDVDVTHEEARDQTRPIQADRVWIDSLLEEYFDADEDAEMLDLVQVRAPEEIEMTLEDLVLTGDQEGEIQKLMQAIEHREYLAEIGLREIGKILFVGPPGTGKTTVSRALAHELGLPFVEVKLSMITSQYLGETAKNVEKTFEVAKRLSPCILFIDEFDSVAKTRRSDEHAALKRAVNTLLKSIDDISLIRDEVILIGATNHPDQLDSAAWRRFDEIVNFPKPDREMRADILRIITRRMEIDDFDPGEVAELTDGMTGSDLRMVLREAVLEALTEERTTLTQDDIVAAVEDFEERDNLKNMSDFDNWQGSPGDNSGSGTHDHAHEIEKSS from the coding sequence ATGAGTGACCGGGCTCTCGAAGTCGTCGAGTTCCTCCTCACGGCGAATCTCTACACGGAGGATCGCGGTCTCGACGAGAACGATCTGCCGCCGCGGTACCGCCGGGTGTTCTGGACGGAACCGTCAGAGGAAGAGGAGTCGGGCGACGACGACCCGGACGTCGTCGATATCGAACGCCCGCTCGTCGTCACCGACTCCGTCGCGCGGAAGGCGACCGGGGTCGAGCACCCCTGGGAGACGGTCTCGGACCTGCTGTTTACCCAGCGCGAGGAGTTCTCCGGCCGGCTGTCCGTCACCCAGCCCGAGATGGCGCTGGAGTGGTACCTCGACCGCGCCGACCGCGAGCGGCTCGCGACCAACCCCACGATCGCCGCCCACGCGGAGGACCGCGACGACGTCGACGTGACCCACGAGGAAGCCAGGGATCAGACCCGACCGATCCAGGCCGACCGGGTCTGGATCGACAGCCTGCTCGAGGAGTACTTCGACGCCGACGAGGACGCGGAGATGCTCGATCTCGTCCAGGTGCGTGCCCCCGAGGAGATCGAGATGACCCTCGAGGACCTGGTGTTGACCGGCGACCAGGAGGGGGAGATCCAGAAGCTGATGCAGGCGATCGAACACCGGGAGTACCTCGCGGAGATCGGGCTCCGGGAGATCGGGAAGATCCTGTTCGTCGGCCCGCCGGGAACCGGCAAGACGACCGTCTCGCGGGCGCTGGCACACGAACTCGGGCTCCCGTTCGTCGAGGTGAAGCTGTCGATGATCACCAGCCAGTATCTCGGCGAGACCGCAAAGAACGTCGAGAAGACCTTCGAGGTCGCAAAGCGGCTCTCGCCGTGTATCCTCTTCATCGACGAGTTCGACTCGGTGGCGAAGACCCGCCGCTCCGACGAACACGCCGCGCTGAAACGCGCTGTCAACACCCTGCTGAAGAGCATCGACGACATCTCCTTGATCCGCGACGAGGTGATCCTCATCGGCGCCACCAACCACCCGGATCAGCTGGACTCGGCGGCGTGGCGCCGGTTCGACGAGATCGTGAACTTCCCGAAGCCCGACCGGGAGATGCGGGCGGACATCCTCCGGATCATCACCCGCCGAATGGAGATCGACGACTTCGACCCGGGCGAAGTCGCAGAGTTGACCGACGGGATGACCGGCTCGGACCTCCGGATGGTGCTTCGGGAGGCCGTGTTGGAGGCGCTGACCGAGGAGCGGACCACGCTCACCCAGGACGACATCGTCGCCGCCGTCGAGGACTTCGAGGAGCGGGACAACCTCAAGAACATGAGCGACTTCGACAACTGGCAGGGCTCGCCCGGGGACAACTCCGGGTCGGGGACCCACGACCACGCCCACGAGATCGAAAAGAGTAGCTGA
- a CDS encoding DsrE family protein, with protein sequence MTKAAVIILAGTEGHENLGRLANGLEAATEFAENDDDELELIFDGAGTQWIPELEDEDSDYHDLYRTVRDDTSVCDYCSGAFGVADAVADAGLVTLDDHDGHPSIRSLVDDDYEIITF encoded by the coding sequence ATGACCAAAGCAGCAGTCATCATCCTCGCAGGTACGGAGGGACACGAGAACCTCGGGCGGCTTGCCAACGGGCTCGAAGCCGCAACGGAATTCGCCGAGAACGACGACGACGAACTCGAACTCATCTTCGACGGCGCCGGCACCCAGTGGATCCCGGAACTCGAAGACGAGGACAGCGACTATCACGACCTCTATCGGACCGTCCGCGACGACACCTCGGTGTGTGATTACTGTTCGGGCGCCTTCGGCGTCGCGGACGCGGTCGCCGACGCCGGCCTCGTGACGCTCGACGACCACGACGGCCACCCCAGCATCCGCTCGCTGGTCGACGACGACTACGAGATCATCACGTTCTGA
- a CDS encoding MBL fold metallo-hydrolase, with translation MRVTLLGTGDTTGTPTVGCDCDTCAEARRRGVERTRFSVHVRNERTGESVLIDFSPDFRRQFLTREVDLPDAGIVTHIHFDHLDGLGNAYRLFDDLPVYAADETDTVTGESVADTVARKYDYLDRVESRPRAPFEPFEVCGLEATLVPVDHPPLVCYGLAIEDPETGAKLSLSGDTTYDIPARSRAVLSDPDLFLADAIVPASLCEHHPLGGDHHDAEGVPRTFGTKHMTREGALDLARELAAAETRLVHSAHFYPAAEAFEEPLAVDGERYDL, from the coding sequence ATGCGGGTCACCCTGCTGGGCACCGGCGACACCACCGGTACGCCCACGGTCGGCTGCGATTGCGACACCTGCGCCGAGGCGCGCCGCCGGGGCGTTGAGCGCACGCGGTTCTCGGTACACGTCCGGAACGAGCGCACGGGCGAGTCGGTGCTGATCGACTTCAGTCCCGACTTCAGACGCCAGTTTCTGACCCGCGAGGTCGACCTCCCCGACGCGGGGATCGTCACCCACATCCACTTCGATCACCTCGACGGCCTCGGCAACGCCTACCGGCTGTTCGACGACCTCCCCGTCTACGCGGCCGACGAGACTGACACCGTGACCGGCGAGAGCGTCGCCGACACCGTGGCCCGGAAGTACGACTACCTCGACCGGGTCGAGTCCCGGCCGCGGGCCCCCTTCGAGCCGTTCGAGGTCTGCGGGCTGGAAGCGACGCTGGTGCCGGTCGACCATCCGCCGCTGGTCTGTTATGGGCTCGCGATCGAGGACCCCGAGACCGGCGCCAAACTGTCGCTGTCGGGCGACACCACCTACGACATCCCGGCGCGGTCGCGGGCGGTCCTCTCCGATCCCGACCTGTTTCTCGCAGACGCCATCGTCCCGGCGTCGCTGTGCGAACACCACCCGCTGGGCGGGGACCACCACGACGCCGAGGGGGTACCGCGGACGTTCGGCACGAAACACATGACCCGGGAGGGGGCGCTCGACCTCGCCAGGGAGCTCGCTGCCGCCGAGACCCGGCTGGTCCACTCCGCGCACTTCTACCCCGCCGCGGAGGCGTTCGAGGAGCCGCTCGCGGTCGACGGCGAAAGGTACGACCTGTGA